Part of the Flavobacterium alkalisoli genome is shown below.
CACCCCTCCTGCTCCAGTTGTTACTGAACAAAAGGCAACAGGAATATCGCCATTACCGGCAAAAGAACTTGAAGTTGAAGAGCCTGTTGAAGTAAAAGCACCACCTAAACCGGAACCAGAACCTGACGGTACCGTAAAAGTATCTGCTTTATCGCTTAACAGCATCAGGCAGAAACGTGAAATCGCCGAACAGCAAAAGGTTAGCCAAAGGCATCATGATGAGCTTCCTAAAGAAGCTTTTAATGAAACGGACATGCGCTTATTATGGAATAAATTTGCGCAACGACTAAGCGATAGCGGCCAAAAGATTATGGCTACCTACATGCAGATTAACGACCCTGTTTTACAGGATGACGGGTTTACCATTAAGCTTGAGTTGCCAAACGAAGGATCTAAAGTAGATTTTGATAACAATAAAATAGACCTTTTAGGCTATTTAAGAGGCAAACTTCATAATCACGACATAGTAGTAGAGACACATGTAAATGAGGTTGTAGAAAAGAAATATGCGTTTACTCCTGAAGAACGTTATGAAAAACTAAAGGCTATTAATCCTGCTCTTGAAGTACTACGAAAAACTTTCGACTTAGATATTTAAGCTATCTGGCTTTGCAGCAGCTCGTCTGCAATGTTTAAATTATAATAATTGCGATACTCCGGATTAATAATAACTTCAAAACGCTTACGAAAAGCCAGATATTCATCATTAGTAAAATCTTCAAGAATTATTTTTACCAAATAAGGAGTTCCTTCCTCAAACTTTTTTCGGTCTATACAAATAACCGAGGCATTAAAACAATCTTCATATAAGTGGTAAAATCCTGCCCCTATAGGTTCAAAACGGGCGGTGTCAATATTTCTGGCCTGCAGTAGTGTAGCCAGTTCCTGTGGGGTGTTTAACTGCTCTTTCTTCACCTTCTTTTGCTTTTTGGGTTTACCTGTCAGGTTCTCCATAATGCATTGCTTTAGCATTGGTGCAAAGGTGCGGCTTAAAGTTTAAGTAATTGATAAGCAGGTATTAAGTAATTTTTAATTATCCTTTTTATTCTTTTCACGCCACATTTCAGATATGGCTTCATAATCAATTTCAAAAGCGGGTTCCTGTCTTGCCAGTCTGTGCGCATCAAAAGCTTCAAGTAAATAACCTTCAATATAATAATCTTCCGGTACGGTTGCAGGGCTGTATTTTCTTTTAATATCTATATCAAACAGTTTAGCCATACGGTTAGACCAAAAAGCCTTCCAGCCACTTTTATGTTCCTTTATTAAATCGAAAGTAGACTCCCCTGTTTGCCTGTGTATAAGCTTAACCAGAATTTGACCGTCTTTTCTTGATAGTTTTTTAAGCTGGGCTTCAAACTCATCCTCTAGGTATTTTTCAACTATCTTAGAGTACTTTTTCTTTTCCTTATCGGTTTTAAGCTTAGCCATGTTAGCGTTAAGCAGGGTAAGCCTGTCAGCCGCTATTTTAGCATAGGGATATACCTTTAGTACTCTTCTTTTAAGAATTAAAAGCCTTTTTTTCTCATCTGCAGAAAGCTCATCATTTACATTAGAAATCACCAGATCTTCCAACTCATAATTAAAAGTTATGCTATCGGTCTCTGCCTCATTTACAATACCATTTTTCACAGTATCATTTACAACTTCCTGCCCAAAGCAAAAAGCTGTACCGAAAAATAGCAATAAAGAGAAAATTCCTGCTTTCATATAAGAAAATTTATGTCAAATTTATACAATTATACCTAACTCTGTAATGTTATTTATATTTTAGCCAAAAATTATATTTATGTCTACAAAATCTATACTTAACAACGATTCTTTAGCCTTTTTAGAGAAATATTTAAACAATCCGTCTCCTACAGGATATGAGTCCGGAGGCCAAAAAATATGGATGGAATACCTTAAGCCCTATGTTGATACTTTTATAACTGATACTTATGGTACTGCAGTAGGTATAATCAATCCTGATGCCAAATATAAAGTTGTAATAGAAGGACATAGCGACGAGATTTCATGGTACGTTAACTATATAACGGATAACGGACTTATTTATGTTATCAGAAACGGAGGATCTGACCATATGATTGCCCCTTCTAAACGTGTAAACATACATACCAAAAAAGGTATTGTAAAAGGTGTATTCGGCTGGCCGGCTATACATACCCGTTTACGCGATAAGGAAGAGCAGGCAAAAATAGAGAATATCTTTATAGACCTGGGCTGTTCATCTAAAGAAGAGGTTGAAAAACTGGGTGTACATGTAGGTTGTGTTGTTACCTATCCTGACGATTTTATGGTACTTAACGACAATAAATTTGTTTGCAGAGCTATAGATAACAGGATTGGCGGATTTATGATTGCCGAGGTAGCAAGACTACTTCACGAAAATAAAAAGAAACTGCCTTTTGGACTTTATATAACAAACTCGGTACAGGAAGAAGTTGGCCTAAGAGGTGCAGAAATGATTACCAAAACCATACGCCCTAATGTTGCTATTGTTACAGATGTTTGCCATGACAGCACAACACCAATGATAGACAAACGTATTGAAGGCGAAACTCAAATAGGTAAAGGGCCGGTTATTACCTATGCTCCTGCTGTACAAAATAACTTAAGAGAACTTATAATTGAGGCTGCTGAGAAAAACGAAATACCTTTCCAGAGACTGGCTTCTTCTCGTGTTACAGGTACAGATACCGATGCTTTTGCTTACAGTAATGGCGGTGTGGCCTCTGCTCTTATTTCGCTTCCTCTTCGCTATATGCATACCACGGTGGAAATGGTTCACAGAGATGACGTTGAAAATGTAATAAAGCTGATTTATGAATCACTTTTAAAAATTGAAAACGAAGAGACTTTCTCTTACTTCAAATAATATAAAAAGCACCTCTAAGAGGTGCTTTTTTCATTTAGGACATAAAGTATTAATTATGCATCTTTAAGAAACTCCACTGCTTCTTTTGCGTTAGACGCCTCTGCATATTTTAAGGCTGTATAACCTTTTTCGTCTTTTGCATTAATGTATGCGCCGTTATCAACTAATAACTTTATAATTTCAACATTGTTATAGCGAGCTGCCAGCATTAAAGGCGTTTTACCGTTTGATGTTTCATTTACATCAACACCATATTCAATGAATTTTTTAACTGTCTCCACATCACCTTTGCAAACAGCATTGCAAAGCGGAGTGTTGGTTTTATACTCCTTTACTAACTCAAATCCGGTAGCAGGTTTAACAGAAGTTGATGCCATTGTAACATTACTGAATGTAAATATGGCAAGGCCTAAATAAATGATCGTTTTTTTCATGATGATTGATTTTTAATTGATGATTTGATTTACTGTAATAGACGTTCACAAAAACCTAATCGTTACAGAGTTATATTATTTTTAACATTATTTTAACACAAATCATCTTACTATGCAGGCATATAAAAACAAAAGCGTCCTGCATATGCAGGACGCTTTCAACGATTTTTTATGTAAAAAATTATTTGTTTAAAAAAGCGACAACATTTTTTTCAATACGATCATTTATGTTAGAAATATCCGCTTTGGCAAACTTCTCTCCTAAAATATTCTCATACAGTTCAATATACCTTTCAGAAACACTCTCAATGTACTCTTCGGTCATTTCCGGTATCTGCTGGCCTTCTTTTCCCTGAAAACCGTTAGCAATAAGCCACTGTCTAACAAACTCTTTAGAAAGCTGTTTTTGAGCCTCTCCTTTATTTTGACGCTCCTGGTAACCGTCTGCATAAAAATAACGGGAAGAGTCTGGTGTATGTATCTCATCTATCAGTACAATCTTACCTTCTTTAGTCTTACCAAACTCATATTTGGTATCAACAAGAATAAGGCCTCTTGAAGCAGCAATTTCGGTACCTCTCTGAAAAAGGTCTCTTGTATATTTTTCAAGTACAAGGTAATCTTCCTCTGTTACTATACCATTTGCAAGAATATCTTCACGAGAGATATCCATATCATGCTCACCATTATCTGCCTTAGTAGTTGGGGTAATAATAGGTGAAGGGAATTTATCATTCTCTTTTAAGCCTTCTGGCATTTCTACACCACAAAGCACTCTTTTACCTGCTGCATACTCACGCGCCGCGTGTCCTGAAAGATAACCACGAATAACCATTTCCACCTTAAAAGGCGTACATAAATGACCTACTGCAACATTAGGATCCGGAGTATCAATTAACCAGTTAGGTACGATATCTTCGGTAAGACGCATAAATTTAGTAGCTATCTGATTAAGAATCTGACCTTTGTAAGGTATACCTTTAGGCATAACCACGTCAAAAGCAGAAAGCCTGTCTGTAGCTATCATAACAAGCAGCTCGTCGTTAATATTATATACTTCTCTTACCTTACCGCGGTAAACCGATTTTTGTCCCGGAAAATTGAAATCAGTGGTCGTGATGGTGTTCATTACCTATGTATTATTATTTCATGTTTAACAAGCTGCAAAAATAAGAAACTTATTATTGCAAATTTTGCTTTTTATCATACATTTTAATTCTTATTGCATAAGTTATATTTACAATAAGTATTAGTAATGCATATATACTTAAAACAGTCTGAAAACCTGAACTCATCACTGCCAGGCAAAAAACAAGGAAGGCTAAATTAAAAAGAGTAAGTGATTTATTTAATTTCAAATCAAAAAACCACATTACACAGTAACTAAAAAAAGAAAGAAATAACACTAGCAAAGACAAAACAGCTTTTATATTACTGAACTCCCAGGTATAGCCTACTGTTTTATTAATTCCGAAATTTTCCATTCCATACTCAAACTCTATGTAAATAGCCGTTAGAATTAATAAAATAAATGTAAAAAGAACAGCATTCTTTGGTTTAGCAAAATCCATCATTAATTATGTATTTCTTATATAATGCAGCAAATCTATAATATGTTGTTCAAAATGAGAAACAAAACTTAATTCCAAAAACCATAAGGCATCGGTCTCCCCATTATGCTCATAACGCCATTTGGTCTCCAGCAAATCACTTATTATATCTGCCAGGTCATCAATAGCGTCGCCCATGTATAGCTCCGGATTTTCATTAGGATTAAAAGTAGAAAGCACGTAATAATACCCAAAATCGGGAAAATTAACTGCAATGGTTTGCCTTATGGCATTATAATCCGTATCCGGCGAATCAGGATAATACTCCTCATCAAAATCATAGTGAATATTTACGCAAAACGCATAAAGTTCTGCCAGGCTGCGCCTTAATTCCTCCAGAGCGGTTTCAGTCGGATTTGTGTATACCCCCCATTTTGCTACTGCATCAATAAGGGATAAAAGTTTTTTTGATTCTTCCATCTTTTATAGTTTTAAAAAGCATTGAGATGGAAAAAAAACGGGGCCAATAGCCCCGAATTATTAATCGTGGTTCTCTATGCTTTTATAAGCATCAATAATTTTCTTCACAAGTTTGTGGCGAACGATATCTTTATCATCCAGGTATAAAATACCTACACCGTCAACATCTTTTAATATTAAAATTGCCTCTTTAAGCCCGGATATGGTTCTTCTCGGCAAGTCTACCTGTCCGGGGTCACCGGTTATCATAAACTTAGCATTACGCCCCATACGGGTAAGGAACATCTTCATTTGCGAATGCGTGGTGTTTTGAGCCTCATCCAGTATTACAAAAGCATTATCAAGCGTACGTCCCCTCATAAAAGCAAGCGGCGCTATCTGTATAATACCTTTCAGTAAATAGTCCTCCAGTTTTTCGGGAGGAAGCATATCCCTAAGGGCATCATACAATGGCTGCATATAAGGGTCAAGCTTTTCTTTCATATCCCCCGGAAGAAAACCAAGGTTCTCCCCTGCCTCTACAGCCGGGCGTGTAAGTATAATACGCTTTACCTGTTTCTCCTTTAGTGCCTTTACAGCAAGGGCAACACCTGTATAGGTTTTACCTGTACCGGCAGGGCCTATGGCAAATACCATATCATTTTTAGCCATGTAATCTACCAGCTTTTGCTGATTTGGAGTCATTGCCTTTAATAAGCTTACCTCCTACACCATGCACTAAAATTTTATCTTTAGAGTCCATCATCTCAACTTGAGAATCACTCTGTATTACCCTTTCAATAACATTATCGTCTATATTGTTATAGCGTGAAAAGTGAAGCATAAGCCTCTTAAACCGCTTTTCAAACTCGTCGAGCATCTCCTTTTCGCCAAAGGCTTTAAGTGTGGTACCGCGTGCTACAATCTTTAGCTTAGGGTAGTATTTTTTAATGGTTTCAAGATGGGAATCCTGAGCGCCCCAAAAATCTTTCGGAGCGATGTCAACAAGTTCAATAGTTCTTTCGTTCAAAAGCAGTTGTTTTTAATTAGAAATGATAGCTATATAATTATTAGCTTTGCATTCAAATTTAGTGAATTTTTAAAACCACTTTTTAAAACTTTTGCACAATTTTATGTCAATAATTACCCTTACTACTGACTTTGGTATCAAAGACCATTTTGTGGGCGCTTTGAAAGGGAAAATTATATCTGATTATGCAGATGCCCGTATTATTGACATTTCTCACGACATAGATCTCTTTAACGTATCGGAAGCCAGTTATGTAGTGGGCGCAGCCTATAACAGTTTCCCTAAAGGTACGGTACACCTAATAGGGGTTGACGCAGAGCTTACTAAGGAAAACAGGCACATAGCCATGCAATGGAACGACCATTATTTTGTTTGTGCCGATAACGGTATCCTTAGTATACTTACACGAAAAATGGTTCCGCAGCGCATTGTTGAAATAAATATTCACGACCGCTTGCCAGGTGGCTCAACCGATATGGATGCATTTGTAACTGTCGCCTGTCATCTGGCTAAAGGAGGATCATTAAGTGTTATAGGGAAAGAAATACAGTCACTTAAGGAAACTAATGAACTGCAGGCTGTTGTTGCGGGAGATAAAAACTCCATTAAGGGTTATGTGGTATATATAGACCACTTTGGTAACTGTGTGACCAATATTTCGCAAAAGCTTATTAAAGAGGTAGCAAGAGGCAGGGATTTTGAAATTACCTTCAGTACTAAGACCATCAAGTCGGTTAAGGAGAGTTATTCTGATTTTGCCGTGAACACTAAATTTTCACTTAAAGATTATGAAGGCGAAAAGCTGGCTATTTTTAACGAGGCAGGCTTCCTTGAAATTGCCATTTACAGAAGTAACCCTCAAACCGTAGGTACCGCAAGAACCCTTTTAGGGCTTAAGTTCAGGGATGTGGTTAATGTGGTTTTTAAATAGTTTGGTATAATTATAAACACTTATAATATTAATATAAAAGCAGTATGTTTGTACGAATTGTAAAAATGAGTTTCCAGGAAGATAAGGTTGATTTGTTCCTTAATAATTTCCACGAATTCAAACAACACATACGAAACTATCCGGGTAACCGTTTTTTAGAATTATACAGGGACAAACAGGACCCTTCGGTATTTTTTACCTATAGCTATTGGGAAACCGAAGAAGATCTTGAAAGTTACCGCTATTCTGACCTGTTTGATGAAGTATGGTCTTTTACAAAAAAACTGTTTAAAGACAAGCCTCAGGCATGGAGTGTGGATAAAGTAGTAACTTTACCCTAAGAATACAACTATTAACCTTTGATTTAAAAACAGGCATTACTAATGAAAGCTTTGCTGCTAAGAGAAATCAAATCCTTTTTTGGTTCGCCCATAGGGTATTTGGTTATTGCAATTTTCCTTTTACTAAACGGGTTGTTCCTGTGGGTTTTTGATGGCGACTTTAATATACTTAACAGTGGATTTGCCGATTTAAGCCCTTTCTTCACCCTTGCACCGTGGATACTTATATTCCTTATCCCGGCAGTTACCATGCGTAGCTTTAGCGACGAGAAAAAACAGGGAACTATAGAATTACTTTTTACAAAACCACTTACCGTTTGGGAAATAGTTAACGGCAAATTTTTTGGTGCCCTTTTGCTAATAGTATTAGCAATACTACCTACAGTAGTGTATGTATTCGTACTATCATCACTTGGTAACCCTGAAGGTAATATTGACATGGGCAGCACTTTAGGCTCTTATTTCGGGCTATTGTTCCTTATAGCGGGATATACTGCAATTGGTATATTTACCTCTGCCCTTTCAGATAATCAGATTGTAGCATTTATCGTTTCGGTATTCCTTTGCTTTTTGTTCTATTTTGGTTTTGAGGGCGCTTCAGGTCTTATAGGAGGCTTTAGCGGGTTTATTTCCTCTCTTGGTATGGATTACCACTTTAAGAGTATGAGCCGCGGTGTAATAGACACCAGAGATGTTATTTACTTTGTCAGCATTACTATCCTGTTCTTATCGCTTACTGTTTATAAACTTAAAACTCTTAAATGGTAATGGAACAGACTAAAAAACACATAAGGAAACAACTGCTTATTACCGTTGTAATTTTAATAGCCCTGAATATAGCAGGAAGTTATTTATTTAAACGTTTTGACCTTACCCAGGATAAACGTTACACCCTATCTCAAGCTACTTTAAATCTTATCGACCAGATAGATGAGCCTTTATATATAGATGTTTTACTTGACGGAAAATTTCCGGGAGAGTTTAAA
Proteins encoded:
- a CDS encoding DNA polymerase III; its protein translation is MRLLWNKFAQRLSDSGQKIMATYMQINDPVLQDDGFTIKLELPNEGSKVDFDNNKIDLLGYLRGKLHNHDIVVETHVNEVVEKKYAFTPEERYEKLKAINPALEVLRKTFDLDI
- a CDS encoding M42 family metallopeptidase; translated protein: MSTKSILNNDSLAFLEKYLNNPSPTGYESGGQKIWMEYLKPYVDTFITDTYGTAVGIINPDAKYKVVIEGHSDEISWYVNYITDNGLIYVIRNGGSDHMIAPSKRVNIHTKKGIVKGVFGWPAIHTRLRDKEEQAKIENIFIDLGCSSKEEVEKLGVHVGCVVTYPDDFMVLNDNKFVCRAIDNRIGGFMIAEVARLLHENKKKLPFGLYITNSVQEEVGLRGAEMITKTIRPNVAIVTDVCHDSTTPMIDKRIEGETQIGKGPVITYAPAVQNNLRELIIEAAEKNEIPFQRLASSRVTGTDTDAFAYSNGGVASALISLPLRYMHTTVEMVHRDDVENVIKLIYESLLKIENEETFSYFK
- a CDS encoding phosphoribosylaminoimidazolesuccinocarboxamide synthase, with the protein product MNTITTTDFNFPGQKSVYRGKVREVYNINDELLVMIATDRLSAFDVVMPKGIPYKGQILNQIATKFMRLTEDIVPNWLIDTPDPNVAVGHLCTPFKVEMVIRGYLSGHAAREYAAGKRVLCGVEMPEGLKENDKFPSPIITPTTKADNGEHDMDISREDILANGIVTEEDYLVLEKYTRDLFQRGTEIAASRGLILVDTKYEFGKTKEGKIVLIDEIHTPDSSRYFYADGYQERQNKGEAQKQLSKEFVRQWLIANGFQGKEGQQIPEMTEEYIESVSERYIELYENILGEKFAKADISNINDRIEKNVVAFLNK
- a CDS encoding DUF5063 domain-containing protein; translated protein: MEESKKLLSLIDAVAKWGVYTNPTETALEELRRSLAELYAFCVNIHYDFDEEYYPDSPDTDYNAIRQTIAVNFPDFGYYYVLSTFNPNENPELYMGDAIDDLADIISDLLETKWRYEHNGETDALWFLELSFVSHFEQHIIDLLHYIRNT
- the gldF gene encoding gliding motility-associated ABC transporter permease subunit GldF; this encodes MKALLLREIKSFFGSPIGYLVIAIFLLLNGLFLWVFDGDFNILNSGFADLSPFFTLAPWILIFLIPAVTMRSFSDEKKQGTIELLFTKPLTVWEIVNGKFFGALLLIVLAILPTVVYVFVLSSLGNPEGNIDMGSTLGSYFGLLFLIAGYTAIGIFTSALSDNQIVAFIVSVFLCFLFYFGFEGASGLIGGFSGFISSLGMDYHFKSMSRGVIDTRDVIYFVSITILFLSLTVYKLKTLKW
- a CDS encoding SAM hydrolase/SAM-dependent halogenase family protein, which gives rise to MSIITLTTDFGIKDHFVGALKGKIISDYADARIIDISHDIDLFNVSEASYVVGAAYNSFPKGTVHLIGVDAELTKENRHIAMQWNDHYFVCADNGILSILTRKMVPQRIVEINIHDRLPGGSTDMDAFVTVACHLAKGGSLSVIGKEIQSLKETNELQAVVAGDKNSIKGYVVYIDHFGNCVTNISQKLIKEVARGRDFEITFSTKTIKSVKESYSDFAVNTKFSLKDYEGEKLAIFNEAGFLEIAIYRSNPQTVGTARTLLGLKFRDVVNVVFK
- a CDS encoding DUF4294 domain-containing protein; amino-acid sequence: MKAGIFSLLLFFGTAFCFGQEVVNDTVKNGIVNEAETDSITFNYELEDLVISNVNDELSADEKKRLLILKRRVLKVYPYAKIAADRLTLLNANMAKLKTDKEKKKYSKIVEKYLEDEFEAQLKKLSRKDGQILVKLIHRQTGESTFDLIKEHKSGWKAFWSNRMAKLFDIDIKRKYSPATVPEDYYIEGYLLEAFDAHRLARQEPAFEIDYEAISEMWREKNKKDN
- a CDS encoding ankyrin repeat domain-containing protein, with product MKKTIIYLGLAIFTFSNVTMASTSVKPATGFELVKEYKTNTPLCNAVCKGDVETVKKFIEYGVDVNETSNGKTPLMLAARYNNVEIIKLLVDNGAYINAKDEKGYTALKYAEASNAKEAVEFLKDA
- a CDS encoding putative quinol monooxygenase, giving the protein MFVRIVKMSFQEDKVDLFLNNFHEFKQHIRNYPGNRFLELYRDKQDPSVFFTYSYWETEEDLESYRYSDLFDEVWSFTKKLFKDKPQAWSVDKVVTLP